CATGAACGACCACATTTCCAAGCCCATCGACCCCACGGCTCTAACAGAAGTTGCCATGCGCTGGTGCCGCAAATCCGATGCGAACGACCCACGGCAAACAGTCGATTTGTAAAGCCCTGTCTCCTTGCCCTTCGCACTGACTCCTCTCTGCTGCTTCCCATCCACTGCATCAAATTCGTTAGGCCCGATTACTCTGGGTCCGTTGTCTCACGCCTCTGCGCTGGCGCTGTTTGCATGCCCGGGCCGTATGAGCAGCCATGTGCCTGTGAGCGCGGTAAAGGGCGCAACCGTCACAAGCCCGATACTGCCAACCAGTGTGTTCATGATTTCAGCGGAAACAAAGGGCAGATTGAGGGCGTTTTCCAGCGGGATGCCCTGTGCCATGAACAGCATCAAGGTGGCGATATAACCGCCGGAGTAGGCCAGCAGCAAGGTTGTGGTCATAGTGCCCACAACGGCGCGGCCCACCCGCAGGCCCGAGGCCAGCGCCGCACGGCGGGAAATGCCGGGGTTCTGCGCCGCCAACTCGGCCATGCTGGCAGCCACATCCATGGCGAGATCCATCAGCGCGCCGGAAGAAGCCATGAATATGCTGGCAAGAAAGATGCGCGTCATGTTCAGATGCGGATAGCCGGAATAGAGCACGGTTTCCGCATAGGGGCGCACGGCCCCGTGCAGCTGGAACGGCCCTGCAAAAGCCAGCGCAAGCGCACAGGTCGCGCCAATGCCCAGCAGGGAGCCGAGCCAGGCAGCCAGCCCGCGCCGGTTCATGCCGCCCACAAGCAGGATGGTTGCGGCTGTTATGGCCGTGGTAACGCCCAGTCCTAGCAGGATGGGATCCACGTCGCGCAGCAGGGCCGGAACCAGCGCCTTCCATATCATCAGGGCAGAAAATACAAAGGAGAGCAGCGCCTTGAGACCTGTGGCCCCGGCAAAGGCCAGCAGCAACAGGGCAAAGATGCCAAAGGCCACTGCCTGCGTGTGCAGCCGATAGTGATCCTGCGCCACGACATCAGCCACCTTGCCATCCCGCAGGGTAAGCACCATCAGGGCTGTGTCGCCGGGGGCGAATACTTTATCCAGCTCCATCTTGCCCACCAGATCGTTGCCCGCCTGCCATGTCTGTCCTGCGTAGGGGCCATCAATGGCGCGCATGGTCACATATTGCGTACCCATGCGTACAATGCCGTACTGGTGCACCCGCTCATTATCCACGCTCAGCACCATTGCACGACAGCGCACCGCATTATCCGGCAGACGGTTTTCAAAACCCGTGGGCAGCAGATACAGCGCAAGGCAGGCCAGCCCCAGCACCACGCACAGCAGGGCATCGCGCCGGGTGGAACGCAAGGGCATATGCCCTGCGGCGGCCCTGGTCAGCATCGGAGCCATTGATTGAGCCTGTATTTGCGGATGCGCCTGATCTGCCCCGGTTACATCCGCAGTGCTGCCCGACAGTTTGTTTTCTTCACCCTGCTGCGCCATGATGACTCCTGTGCTGCACTCGTGCCTTTTGCCTTTATTACGCCATAACAAACAGGCCGGACAGCAGGCATATAACCCCGCCGCCCGGCCTGCAAAATACACTTCCCTACGCGCTAGTTGCCAGCTGCCGCCAGCCGGACTGCCGGGCTGGCAGCAGTATTTGCGGCAGGGCTGACAGCGGCGGAAGGTTTCTTCATCCCCATGATTTCAGCCATACGGGCAAAGATATCCGTATTGTCGTAAAACCCGCCAAAGCGCTCAGCGCCCACGCCTCCGGCAGAGGTCAGCACCGGAACGCCCGTGTGGGAATACGTTGTCCACGCGATGCCCGACTTCTGGTTGAGCAGGTGGGTAAGGGTGACGGTGAAGGGCTCATATTCGCCGTAGAGCAGGTAATCCTGATCCGAAAGGTTCTTGCTGTCGCCGCCCTTCATGCTGCGTTCAAAGGCCGCGCGCAGCTCGTCCACCTCGTAGGGTTTCAGCACCATGCCCGCAGCGTCGCCATCCTTGGGCAAGGCGGCGGCTTGGGCATCAGAAAGCACCACGAGGCCAAAGTTTTCCTTCACCAGAGGCAGCACGTCTTCCAGCTTTGCCTGCGGATTGGCCTTGCGGAAGGTGTTGAATTTTTCGTCAAAGGCCACGTAGGATATCTTCTGGTTTTTCAGGCGGGTGTGGTACGAATCGTACTTGGTGCCCGCAAAGCCGATGGACATGCCGCCGGTTTCGTGGTCGCCCGTTACGATGACCAGGGTGTCATCCGGGTGGCTGCGCATGAACTGCATGGCCTC
This genomic window from Desulfovibrio sp. UIB00 contains:
- a CDS encoding YibE/F family protein, whose translation is MAQQGEENKLSGSTADVTGADQAHPQIQAQSMAPMLTRAAAGHMPLRSTRRDALLCVVLGLACLALYLLPTGFENRLPDNAVRCRAMVLSVDNERVHQYGIVRMGTQYVTMRAIDGPYAGQTWQAGNDLVGKMELDKVFAPGDTALMVLTLRDGKVADVVAQDHYRLHTQAVAFGIFALLLLAFAGATGLKALLSFVFSALMIWKALVPALLRDVDPILLGLGVTTAITAATILLVGGMNRRGLAAWLGSLLGIGATCALALAFAGPFQLHGAVRPYAETVLYSGYPHLNMTRIFLASIFMASSGALMDLAMDVAASMAELAAQNPGISRRAALASGLRVGRAVVGTMTTTLLLAYSGGYIATLMLFMAQGIPLENALNLPFVSAEIMNTLVGSIGLVTVAPFTALTGTWLLIRPGHANSASAEA